From the Euphorbia lathyris chromosome 6, ddEupLath1.1, whole genome shotgun sequence genome, one window contains:
- the LOC136233295 gene encoding B3 domain-containing transcription factor VRN1-like isoform X2, with amino-acid sequence MASCSKNNNLFKEDQRPHFFKFILADSVHEHKEIPRKFVKRFGGYLSSPIILKAPSGQKWKVDIAKSEGAFWLQNGWKEFAEFYSLDHGYLVVFEYDKSAAEFNVIILDNTATEIEYPFTLGANVDEQQFQERKIEVVESESDVPAEILPSNAKDQAEVIQRENKTSSTNKKLIKEEKKKAVEKALSNFQPENPSFTIIIQPSYVDSFLVIPSRFAKKYINKEVANIILNSVDQRTWSVDYVEIKIGGLKVARLCRGWTKFVEDNHLKVGDVCIFELINHNATTTFKVVISRENQDAKTVCQC; translated from the exons ATGGCTTCTTGCTCTAAAAACAACAATCTGTTTAAAGAAGATCAAAGACCTCATTTTTTCAAGTTTATTCTTGCTGATTCCGTGCATGAACATAAG gaaaTTCCAAGAAAATTTGTGAAACGTTTTGGAGGCTATCTTTCAAGTCCAATAATCTTGAAGGCACCTTCTGGTCAAAAATGGAAAGTTGATATTGCGAAAAGTGAGGGCGCGTTTTGGCTGCAAAATGGATGGAAAGAGTTCGCTGAATTTTACTCACTCGATCATGGATATCTTGTAGTATTTGAATATGATAAGAGTGCCGCTGAATTCAATGTCATCATATTAGACAACACTGCCACAGAGATAGAATATCCTTTTACTTTGGGAGCTAATGTTGACGAACAACAATTTCAAGAGAGAAAAATTGAAGTTGTTGAATCAGAAAGTGATGTTCCTGCTGAAATCTTGCCATCAAATGCTAA GGATCAAGCTGAAG TGATACAAAGGGAAAATAAGACTTCTTCAACAAACAAAAAACTgataaaggaagaaaaaaagaaggcTGTTGAAAAAGCACTGTCCAATTTCCAACCGGAAAATCCTTCATTCACGATTATAATACAGCCATCCTATGTTGATAGTTTCTTG GTTATACCAAGTAGGTTTGCCAAGAAATATATCAACAAAGAGGTGGCAAATATAATTCTGAATTCTGTGGACCAAAGAACTTGGTCAGTTGACTATGTGGAGATAAAAATAGGTGGACTTAAAGTAGCTAGGCTATGTCGTGGTTGGACGAAATTTGTAGAAGATAATCATTTGAAAGTTGGCGATGTTTGTATCTTCGAATTGATTAATCACAATGCAACCACCACATTTAAAGTTGTAATTTCCAGAGAAAATCAAGATGCAAAAACCGTTTGCCAGTGTTAG
- the LOC136233295 gene encoding B3 domain-containing transcription factor VRN1-like isoform X1, whose product MASCSKNNNLFKEDQRPHFFKFILADSVHEHKEIPRKFVKRFGGYLSSPIILKAPSGQKWKVDIAKSEGAFWLQNGWKEFAEFYSLDHGYLVVFEYDKSAAEFNVIILDNTATEIEYPFTLGANVDEQQFQERKIEVVESESDVPAEILPSNANLDEQFEKPQDFATTFNTKDQAEVIQRENKTSSTNKKLIKEEKKKAVEKALSNFQPENPSFTIIIQPSYVDSFLVIPSRFAKKYINKEVANIILNSVDQRTWSVDYVEIKIGGLKVARLCRGWTKFVEDNHLKVGDVCIFELINHNATTTFKVVISRENQDAKTVCQC is encoded by the exons ATGGCTTCTTGCTCTAAAAACAACAATCTGTTTAAAGAAGATCAAAGACCTCATTTTTTCAAGTTTATTCTTGCTGATTCCGTGCATGAACATAAG gaaaTTCCAAGAAAATTTGTGAAACGTTTTGGAGGCTATCTTTCAAGTCCAATAATCTTGAAGGCACCTTCTGGTCAAAAATGGAAAGTTGATATTGCGAAAAGTGAGGGCGCGTTTTGGCTGCAAAATGGATGGAAAGAGTTCGCTGAATTTTACTCACTCGATCATGGATATCTTGTAGTATTTGAATATGATAAGAGTGCCGCTGAATTCAATGTCATCATATTAGACAACACTGCCACAGAGATAGAATATCCTTTTACTTTGGGAGCTAATGTTGACGAACAACAATTTCAAGAGAGAAAAATTGAAGTTGTTGAATCAGAAAGTGATGTTCCTGCTGAAATCTTGCCATCAAATGCTAATCTTGATGAACAATTCGAAAAACCTCAGGATTTTGCAACAACATTTAACACAAAGGATCAAGCTGAAG TGATACAAAGGGAAAATAAGACTTCTTCAACAAACAAAAAACTgataaaggaagaaaaaaagaaggcTGTTGAAAAAGCACTGTCCAATTTCCAACCGGAAAATCCTTCATTCACGATTATAATACAGCCATCCTATGTTGATAGTTTCTTG GTTATACCAAGTAGGTTTGCCAAGAAATATATCAACAAAGAGGTGGCAAATATAATTCTGAATTCTGTGGACCAAAGAACTTGGTCAGTTGACTATGTGGAGATAAAAATAGGTGGACTTAAAGTAGCTAGGCTATGTCGTGGTTGGACGAAATTTGTAGAAGATAATCATTTGAAAGTTGGCGATGTTTGTATCTTCGAATTGATTAATCACAATGCAACCACCACATTTAAAGTTGTAATTTCCAGAGAAAATCAAGATGCAAAAACCGTTTGCCAGTGTTAG